The following coding sequences lie in one Parachlamydia acanthamoebae genomic window:
- the yidC gene encoding membrane protein insertase YidC gives MDKRTLLLVFSFTLILLFVNQYFQQQNDESVRIWHQQQTAKKQEKVANLEALLQKHQNSTAELPVVSFFHDANQKEFLSHGLLYDQSILALAWNADSAPAEIYANSTTSEIPKKFHLTFRQDGEEGLLVYQETNEHPLAIPRLPEFGTYDLQLVSPLATQSTPPYLVQLGNYTDGHFSLPREELTKLKQQLDAHYQSTPSPMSTAIVLFKKDDKTYPIALYRKNIPGLIYLSDVSGLPTQIVSPQQQSQQQTTQEELFYVLETPYQQLVFSNYGGALAEINLPLQSKQNPQSVVKEIEFDREMVAHHPNNAHFPAHPYFTPAEGKDPQNFQYHTQGQLGGFYPLLRRDVLPSENQKATRVAPVYYAFNLISEYPEISNLVYTVKHFDSKSIVFEANQNFRRITKTYTLEENEKNAPYVFNATIKIEGDSRGLWVGSGVPEVEIISGSPAPALKYRITRKGKSEVVSISPPSDAITVTSIFPDWICNSNGFLGTILDPLTEIDPGLRVDHVSGVEVPSRLTILGQKTDRFKAQDLPGYVTLLPLKSSGGTATFRMFAGPFASNVLKTVDATFSNPETGYNPDYIACQSFHGWFSFISEPFAKFLFILMQFFHSATGSWAFSIILLTVALRVMLYPLNAWSTKSMLRMQQIAPEVKAIQERHKKDPKKAQLEIMNLYKERGVNPVSGCLPLLIQMPFLIGMFDLLKSTFELRGASFIPGWIDNLTAPDVLFSWQTPLPFIGNQFHLLPILLGVVMWLQQRFMSAAPKDANQMTEQERQQRVMGNMMAVVFTVMFYQFPSGLNIYWLSSMLLGMLQQWWMGKKMKKETAKILAAPAKGKETKK, from the coding sequence ATGGATAAACGCACACTCCTTTTAGTTTTTTCATTTACACTTATTCTTTTGTTTGTAAACCAGTATTTTCAGCAGCAAAATGATGAATCTGTTCGAATCTGGCATCAACAACAAACAGCAAAAAAACAAGAAAAAGTGGCTAATTTAGAAGCCTTGCTTCAAAAACATCAAAATTCAACGGCCGAATTGCCTGTTGTTTCGTTCTTTCATGACGCAAATCAAAAAGAATTTTTGAGCCATGGTTTGCTCTATGATCAATCGATTTTAGCTCTAGCTTGGAATGCAGATTCCGCTCCTGCTGAAATTTATGCAAATTCAACCACATCTGAAATCCCTAAAAAGTTTCATCTGACATTTAGACAAGATGGCGAAGAAGGCTTGCTTGTTTATCAAGAAACGAATGAACATCCTTTAGCCATTCCTCGTTTGCCTGAATTTGGAACCTATGATTTGCAACTCGTCTCACCACTAGCGACACAGAGCACACCTCCTTATCTAGTGCAATTAGGCAATTACACAGATGGGCATTTTTCATTGCCACGTGAAGAGCTAACAAAGCTCAAGCAGCAGCTAGATGCACATTACCAGTCAACACCATCACCGATGAGCACAGCAATCGTCTTATTTAAGAAAGACGACAAAACCTATCCAATCGCACTCTATCGTAAAAATATTCCGGGACTCATTTATCTAAGTGATGTTTCTGGTTTGCCTACACAAATCGTTTCCCCACAGCAACAATCGCAGCAACAGACAACTCAAGAAGAATTATTCTATGTCTTAGAAACACCCTACCAGCAATTAGTTTTCTCCAATTATGGTGGTGCCCTAGCCGAGATTAACCTACCCCTGCAAAGTAAACAAAACCCTCAAAGCGTTGTCAAAGAAATCGAATTTGATCGCGAGATGGTCGCCCATCATCCGAACAATGCACATTTCCCGGCACACCCTTATTTTACACCTGCTGAAGGAAAAGATCCGCAAAATTTCCAATACCATACACAAGGTCAATTGGGTGGATTTTATCCATTACTAAGAAGAGATGTACTTCCTTCCGAAAACCAAAAGGCCACCCGCGTAGCCCCTGTCTACTACGCTTTTAACCTGATTTCCGAATATCCAGAAATCTCAAATTTGGTCTATACCGTTAAGCATTTTGACAGCAAAAGCATTGTATTCGAGGCAAATCAAAATTTCCGCCGTATAACAAAAACTTATACACTTGAGGAAAATGAAAAAAATGCCCCTTATGTGTTCAACGCAACCATCAAAATTGAGGGCGATAGCCGCGGATTATGGGTGGGCTCTGGAGTCCCTGAAGTTGAGATTATCTCAGGATCGCCAGCGCCGGCTTTAAAATACCGTATTACACGAAAAGGCAAATCTGAAGTTGTTTCTATTTCGCCTCCGAGTGATGCAATCACGGTGACCTCCATCTTTCCAGACTGGATTTGTAATTCAAATGGATTTTTGGGAACCATTTTGGATCCTCTAACCGAAATTGATCCGGGCTTGCGTGTCGATCATGTTTCAGGAGTTGAAGTTCCTTCTCGTTTAACCATTCTTGGACAGAAAACAGATCGATTTAAAGCACAGGACCTTCCTGGATATGTGACCTTGCTCCCTCTAAAAAGTAGCGGCGGAACAGCCACTTTCCGTATGTTTGCAGGTCCTTTTGCAAGCAATGTCTTGAAAACTGTCGATGCCACTTTTTCTAATCCTGAGACAGGCTATAATCCTGACTATATCGCTTGTCAAAGCTTCCATGGATGGTTTTCCTTTATTTCAGAACCTTTTGCCAAGTTTTTATTTATCTTGATGCAATTTTTCCATTCTGCCACTGGTTCATGGGCCTTTTCTATCATCTTGCTCACGGTTGCTTTACGTGTCATGCTTTATCCATTAAATGCGTGGTCAACGAAGTCTATGCTACGGATGCAGCAGATTGCCCCAGAAGTGAAGGCGATTCAGGAACGTCACAAAAAAGATCCTAAAAAAGCGCAACTTGAGATCATGAATCTTTATAAAGAGCGTGGAGTGAATCCTGTGTCAGGATGCCTTCCCCTCTTGATTCAAATGCCCTTTTTGATTGGGATGTTCGATTTGCTCAAGTCTACCTTTGAATTGAGAGGCGCCTCTTTTATTCCTGGATGGATTGACAACTTGACAGCACCGGACGTTCTCTTTAGCTGGCAAACGCCCCTTCCCTTTATTGGAAATCAATTCCATTTGCTCCCTATTCTTCTCGGAGTGGTCATGTGGTTGCAGCAAAGATTCATGTCTGCAGCTCCAAAAGATGCAAATCAGATGACTGAGCAAGAAAGACAACAAAGAGTGATGGGAAATATGATGGCAGTCGTCTTTACGGTGATGTTCTATCAATTTCCTTCCGGACTAAATATTTATTGGTTATCTTCCATGTTACTGGGAATGCTCCAACAATGGTGGATGGGTAAAAAAATGAAAAAAGAGACGGCCAAAATTTTAGCCGCTCCGGCAAAGGGAAAAGAAACCAAAAAATAA
- a CDS encoding DnaA ATPase domain-containing protein, which produces MRAWDEFLTLQEAEIGVETVHKWLRSLKIVRYDACNLYLQAKDYFQVIWFEEHMRQKASSRLFNNNNKRIKIHIAAASERPKASKGKKEKEREGQAETAPPKFHLSFDQVDPYCTFDQFVISESNLLAHKLLCKITGFDSVSKTFIPPTSDLAAFNPIYLYGKEGTGKTHLLMATADALRKQGLSAIYTRAETFTEHVVGAIRAGEMSTFRQAYRNIDVLLIDDVHVFSRKGATQEELFHTFNTLHLSGKQIVLSSHCLPGDLQLIEPRLVSRFEWGIVLPLESLNIQEKQEMLSRKARAFNYLLNPKVSQYLLETFTSSTKALVKALEALILRSHLNLKGTSITTNPNPSIMQVKQYLADLIKEEEQTALTPHKIVQAVAEFYGIRTEDILGKAQSRDCALPRQIAMYLCRNQLKIPYMKIGDLFTRDHSTVMSSVKLIHKGIEQDKPDLSGSVSAILKKLKV; this is translated from the coding sequence ATGCGTGCGTGGGATGAATTTCTAACACTTCAAGAAGCTGAAATAGGGGTCGAAACAGTCCATAAATGGCTGCGCTCACTCAAAATTGTCCGTTACGACGCTTGTAACCTCTACCTGCAAGCCAAAGATTATTTTCAAGTTATTTGGTTTGAAGAGCATATGCGTCAAAAAGCAAGCTCACGCCTGTTTAATAACAACAATAAACGCATCAAGATTCACATTGCTGCGGCTTCTGAGCGACCGAAAGCTTCAAAAGGAAAGAAAGAAAAAGAACGAGAGGGTCAAGCCGAAACGGCGCCACCAAAATTTCACCTCAGTTTTGACCAGGTCGATCCTTACTGTACATTTGATCAATTTGTCATTTCAGAAAGTAACCTTCTAGCTCATAAACTGCTTTGCAAAATCACAGGCTTTGATTCTGTTTCTAAAACGTTCATTCCTCCCACTTCTGATTTAGCAGCTTTTAATCCAATCTATCTCTATGGAAAAGAAGGGACAGGTAAAACACATTTATTAATGGCAACTGCTGATGCCTTAAGAAAGCAAGGATTATCCGCGATCTATACACGCGCTGAAACATTTACAGAACACGTCGTTGGCGCTATTCGCGCAGGCGAAATGAGTACTTTCCGACAAGCCTATCGAAATATAGATGTTCTCTTGATCGATGACGTCCATGTTTTCTCTCGAAAAGGAGCCACTCAAGAAGAGTTATTCCATACTTTTAATACCCTTCACCTTTCTGGAAAACAAATTGTGCTTAGTTCACATTGCTTGCCGGGAGACTTACAACTCATAGAGCCACGCCTTGTCAGTCGCTTTGAATGGGGAATTGTCCTCCCTCTTGAATCCCTAAACATCCAGGAAAAGCAGGAAATGCTTTCACGCAAAGCACGCGCATTTAACTATCTACTCAATCCTAAAGTTTCCCAATACCTACTTGAAACATTTACAAGTAGCACTAAAGCACTAGTCAAAGCTTTAGAAGCATTGATTCTACGTTCCCATCTCAATTTAAAAGGAACCAGCATCACAACAAATCCTAATCCCTCAATTATGCAAGTCAAACAGTATTTGGCTGATTTAATAAAAGAAGAAGAACAAACCGCTCTTACACCTCATAAGATTGTGCAAGCTGTCGCTGAATTTTATGGCATCCGCACTGAAGATATTTTGGGCAAAGCACAAAGTCGCGATTGTGCTCTTCCACGCCAAATCGCCATGTACTTATGCCGTAATCAACTCAAAATCCCCTATATGAAAATTGGAGACCTTTTCACTCGCGATCACTCCACGGTTATGTCTAGCGTCAAACTGATTCATAAAGGAATCGAACAAGACAAACCAGATTTGTCTGGATCGGTTTCCGCGATTCTCAAAAAACTTAAAGTTTAA
- the ahcY gene encoding adenosylhomocysteinase gives MTSQTTDYRIVGGLNIESKRAQKLAEWGNKEIELAEREMPGLMALRKEYTSSQPLEGARIAGCLHMTIETAVLIKTLRTLGAQVRWSSCNIFSTEDHAAAAVAQAGVPVFAWKGMTEEEYLWCISKTLFFGDKPLNMIIDDGGDLTDYVHDRTPELLPSIKGLSEETTTGVRKLQKRLLDKTLGMPAINVNDSVTKSKFDNLYGCRESLIDGIKRATDVMIAGKMVVIAGYGDVGKGCAKSMAAFGARVVICEVDPICAYQAAMEGFRVLTMEEVAPTGDIFITATGCCNVITGQHMEQMKHQAIICNIGHFDIEIDVAWLENNPNIRKDEIKPQVSRYTWDSTGKSLILLAEGRLVNLGCATGHPSFVMSNSFSNQVLAQIELWNSGYPIGIYCLPKILDEKVARLHLDQLGVHLTNLTPQQANYLGINLKGPFKPELYRY, from the coding sequence ATGACTTCCCAAACGACTGATTACAGGATTGTGGGAGGGCTTAATATTGAAAGCAAGCGAGCACAAAAGCTCGCAGAATGGGGAAATAAAGAAATCGAACTGGCTGAACGAGAAATGCCGGGCTTAATGGCTTTACGCAAAGAATACACCTCTTCACAACCTCTTGAAGGAGCTCGCATAGCCGGTTGCCTCCACATGACCATTGAAACCGCTGTTTTAATTAAAACGCTCCGCACACTTGGTGCACAGGTTAGATGGTCTTCATGCAATATTTTTTCTACAGAAGATCATGCCGCAGCAGCCGTTGCCCAAGCTGGAGTGCCTGTTTTTGCCTGGAAAGGAATGACAGAAGAAGAATATCTTTGGTGTATCTCTAAAACGCTTTTTTTTGGCGATAAACCTCTCAATATGATCATTGATGATGGAGGCGACTTAACCGATTATGTCCACGATAGAACACCTGAATTGCTCCCCTCCATTAAAGGACTCTCGGAAGAAACAACGACCGGCGTGCGTAAACTGCAAAAACGTCTTTTAGATAAAACATTGGGTATGCCTGCCATCAATGTGAATGATTCAGTCACTAAATCTAAGTTTGATAATTTATATGGATGCAGAGAATCCTTAATTGATGGCATCAAACGCGCAACCGATGTAATGATTGCCGGAAAAATGGTGGTCATTGCAGGCTACGGAGATGTTGGAAAAGGATGTGCAAAATCCATGGCAGCCTTTGGTGCCCGCGTTGTGATTTGTGAAGTTGATCCCATCTGTGCCTATCAAGCTGCAATGGAAGGCTTTCGGGTCCTTACGATGGAAGAAGTAGCTCCCACTGGAGACATCTTTATCACAGCCACAGGCTGTTGCAATGTCATCACAGGACAACACATGGAGCAGATGAAGCATCAAGCCATCATCTGTAACATTGGACATTTTGATATTGAAATTGACGTCGCCTGGCTAGAAAACAATCCAAACATTCGAAAAGATGAAATTAAACCGCAAGTTTCCCGTTACACATGGGACTCCACAGGAAAAAGCTTGATTTTACTCGCAGAAGGCAGGCTCGTTAACCTAGGATGTGCAACAGGCCATCCCTCTTTTGTGATGTCTAACTCCTTTTCAAATCAAGTACTTGCGCAAATTGAGTTATGGAATTCAGGCTATCCAATCGGTATTTACTGCCTCCCAAAAATTTTAGATGAAAAAGTTGCCCGATTGCACCTCGATCAACTCGGAGTCCATCTCACAAATCTCACTCCTCAGCAGGCTAACTATCTCGGAATCAATCTTAAAGGACCATTCAAGCCTGAGCTCTATCGCTACTGA
- the lgt gene encoding prolipoprotein diacylglyceryl transferase has translation MHGIISLGWFYWDPSREIFRLPIVDRPLGWYGACFVLGFILGYFIILPIFKRKLLETRNLLERDIQDWPLLVKDFKVAQNSPDPWIHSLYLKLSPEAKKQLSQLQFMQEPDSSLKATLLQTLNELKGSRSRIDLETLFPQTIIPLKQLCVSLADRITWFVTVGTLVGARLGEIFFYDWPHYREHPLDMIKIWEGGLASHGGVIGILIAIFLFHRSIKKNFPEFSILTILDCLCIPASLGAFWIRIGNFFNQEIIGTYTTIPWAVVFGHPVYGQPGIPRHPVQLYEAFSYLAIFTILYCLWRFEGKKMREGALVGIFFALTFSARFFLEFFKLPMSHMLDESFLQTGQYLSIPFVILGLILIFYSCRNRKQLQMS, from the coding sequence ATGCACGGAATCATATCCTTGGGGTGGTTTTATTGGGATCCCTCTAGAGAAATCTTTCGTCTTCCGATTGTTGACCGACCACTTGGCTGGTATGGAGCTTGTTTCGTTTTAGGCTTTATCCTGGGCTACTTCATTATTCTCCCTATTTTTAAGCGTAAACTTCTCGAAACAAGAAATTTGTTAGAAAGAGATATTCAAGACTGGCCTCTCTTAGTAAAAGATTTCAAAGTTGCACAAAATAGTCCTGATCCTTGGATCCATTCTTTGTACCTCAAACTTAGTCCTGAAGCAAAAAAACAACTCTCTCAACTGCAGTTTATGCAAGAGCCTGATTCCTCTCTTAAAGCTACTCTCTTGCAAACCCTAAATGAACTAAAAGGGTCACGTTCAAGAATAGATTTAGAAACCTTATTCCCTCAAACGATCATTCCCCTTAAACAACTTTGTGTCTCATTAGCCGATCGAATCACTTGGTTTGTGACTGTGGGCACATTAGTGGGAGCTAGATTGGGCGAAATCTTTTTTTATGATTGGCCCCACTACCGAGAGCATCCGCTCGATATGATCAAAATTTGGGAAGGAGGATTGGCAAGCCATGGAGGAGTCATCGGCATTTTAATCGCCATTTTTCTTTTTCATCGTTCCATCAAAAAAAATTTCCCTGAATTCTCCATCTTGACCATTCTCGACTGTCTATGCATTCCCGCATCATTAGGCGCTTTTTGGATCCGGATAGGAAACTTCTTTAACCAGGAAATTATTGGCACGTATACAACAATCCCTTGGGCTGTCGTTTTTGGTCATCCAGTCTATGGGCAACCTGGCATCCCTCGCCATCCCGTACAACTGTATGAAGCATTTTCCTATTTAGCGATCTTTACCATTTTATATTGTTTATGGAGATTTGAAGGCAAAAAAATGAGAGAAGGGGCTTTAGTTGGAATCTTTTTCGCCCTCACTTTTTCCGCTCGTTTTTTCCTCGAGTTTTTTAAACTCCCCATGAGCCATATGTTGGATGAATCCTTTTTACAAACAGGACAATATTTAAGCATCCCTTTTGTTATACTCGGTTTGATTTTGATCTTTTATTCTTGTCGGAATCGAAAACAATTACAAATGTCTTAA
- a CDS encoding 2Fe-2S iron-sulfur cluster-binding protein, translating into MSKSKLIFDHNDEEVELENGSAIAEACEEAGVPFACTEGVCGTCVIVVKEGKENLTDPTQEEKDFLGEGTVDERLACQCKIKGGCVRISF; encoded by the coding sequence ATGTCAAAATCAAAGTTAATATTTGACCATAACGACGAAGAAGTCGAACTTGAAAATGGCTCCGCGATCGCCGAAGCATGCGAAGAAGCCGGCGTCCCTTTTGCTTGCACAGAAGGTGTATGTGGAACTTGTGTTATTGTGGTAAAAGAAGGTAAAGAAAATCTTACCGATCCTACACAAGAAGAAAAAGATTTTCTAGGTGAAGGAACAGTCGATGAAAGACTTGCCTGCCAATGCAAAATCAAAGGTGGATGTGTCCGTATTTCGTTCTAA
- a CDS encoding iron-sulfur cluster assembly accessory protein, with amino-acid sequence MSESKETTEKVVIHKNMTIKDILSLFPHKAQRLSQEITNAGLNCVGCHAAVWETLEAGMLSHRMNEADIERLVQRLNALLEEEESDATSITLTPRAAEKYKSILAEEGKEGWGIRFAEKFGGCNGFEYILDYSEKALPADRVFVSCGVEIHVDDYIADHLLGSLIDYVDGLHSSGFKVSNPHVKSSCGCGHSHGY; translated from the coding sequence ATGTCAGAGTCAAAAGAAACAACAGAAAAAGTCGTGATTCATAAAAACATGACGATTAAAGACATTCTCTCTCTTTTCCCTCATAAGGCTCAACGTCTTTCACAAGAAATCACCAATGCGGGTTTAAATTGTGTTGGATGCCATGCAGCTGTTTGGGAAACACTAGAAGCCGGAATGCTCAGTCACCGCATGAATGAAGCAGACATTGAACGTTTAGTCCAAAGATTAAATGCCCTTCTCGAAGAAGAAGAATCCGATGCAACATCGATCACGCTAACGCCTCGCGCAGCGGAAAAATACAAAAGCATTCTCGCAGAAGAAGGTAAAGAAGGGTGGGGAATTCGCTTTGCTGAAAAATTTGGCGGCTGCAACGGATTTGAGTACATTCTTGATTATTCAGAAAAAGCTCTTCCAGCCGATCGTGTCTTTGTTTCCTGTGGAGTTGAAATCCACGTAGACGATTACATCGCTGATCACTTATTAGGTTCTCTCATTGATTACGTCGATGGATTACATAGTTCAGGCTTTAAAGTTTCAAATCCACACGTTAAATCTTCCTGTGGATGTGGCCATTCCCACGGCTACTAA
- a CDS encoding L-dopachrome tautomerase-related protein — protein sequence MAKWIILLMGIVMLTTVQALPLFGEIEVIAEITKPDFSGIVVTPDERIFLGFPQHAEAHVGPTLAEYRDGKLIPFPNAEWALPSNALPENHFVSPHGMTLDSLGRLWVLDDGKIAGQPIQPGAPKVVGIDLKTGEIFAKKIITSPAMKSDSHLNDLRVDLTHGKEGMVYIANSSFGTSPDLVVVDIESGKSRGVLGNHISTQNEKGYMAFLEGIPHVYDPKNPTFPVGGADGIALRKDGKTLYWTTLVGRRLYSIPTDILANMEATEEELAAAVKDEGERPATDGIAIDDENNIYFGAYEQQSIVKRKPDGQYELVAHDERFGWPDDLFLTKDYLYVTLGQWNRLPAFNNGKDLRKPPYLVVRIKIKGQSLVLPKND from the coding sequence ATGGCAAAATGGATTATTTTGTTGATGGGAATTGTCATGCTTACAACCGTACAAGCATTACCTCTTTTTGGAGAGATTGAAGTTATCGCAGAAATCACCAAGCCTGATTTTTCGGGGATTGTGGTTACTCCAGATGAGCGCATCTTTTTAGGATTTCCCCAACATGCTGAAGCGCATGTTGGGCCAACCTTAGCTGAGTACCGGGATGGAAAACTGATTCCTTTCCCCAATGCCGAGTGGGCACTGCCTTCGAATGCTTTACCAGAAAATCATTTTGTTTCACCGCATGGGATGACTTTAGATTCTTTGGGGAGATTATGGGTGCTTGATGATGGAAAAATTGCAGGCCAACCGATCCAACCGGGAGCCCCAAAAGTGGTGGGAATCGATTTAAAAACGGGTGAAATTTTTGCAAAAAAAATCATTACATCACCGGCTATGAAATCTGATAGTCATCTAAATGACTTACGTGTGGATTTAACGCACGGAAAAGAGGGAATGGTTTACATTGCCAATTCTTCCTTTGGAACATCCCCTGATTTAGTTGTTGTTGATATCGAAAGCGGAAAGAGCCGTGGCGTGTTAGGAAATCATATTTCGACGCAAAATGAAAAAGGGTATATGGCTTTTCTGGAGGGGATTCCCCACGTTTATGATCCAAAGAATCCGACGTTTCCTGTAGGAGGGGCAGATGGAATTGCCCTTCGCAAAGATGGAAAAACACTTTATTGGACAACGTTGGTTGGACGACGTTTATACAGTATTCCAACGGATATCTTAGCTAACATGGAAGCAACCGAAGAAGAATTAGCTGCGGCAGTAAAAGATGAAGGGGAAAGACCTGCTACGGATGGAATAGCAATCGATGATGAAAATAACATCTATTTTGGAGCTTACGAACAACAGTCTATCGTCAAAAGAAAACCCGATGGACAATACGAACTTGTCGCTCATGATGAACGTTTTGGATGGCCTGATGATTTGTTTTTAACAAAAGATTATTTATATGTGACTTTGGGGCAATGGAATCGACTTCCTGCTTTTAACAACGGAAAAGATTTGCGTAAGCCGCCCTATTTGGTTGTTCGAATAAAAATTAAAGGGCAGTCACTTGTACTGCCCAAGAATGATTAG
- a CDS encoding SDR family NAD(P)-dependent oxidoreductase — MDFQLKNKKALITGATGGIGLASAQQLLQEGAFVYVNGRTKEHVDKTVESLKKAVPHAKVQGVIADFSKIDEVNHLIEEVPSVDILINNVGIYGPKPFAEITDEDWFKYYEVNVLSGVRLSRHYFPQMLKNNWGRIIFLSSESAIQIPKDMIHYGMTKTALLAISRGLAELTKGTGVTVNAILPGPTESEGNKRSVDEIAKERHISREEAIQFFFREVRPTSLLQHFAHSDEVANLITYVASPLSSATNGAALRVDGGVVLSAF, encoded by the coding sequence ATGGATTTTCAACTGAAAAATAAGAAGGCTTTAATCACCGGAGCTACTGGTGGAATTGGTTTAGCGTCTGCGCAGCAACTTTTGCAGGAAGGGGCTTTTGTTTATGTTAATGGAAGAACCAAAGAGCACGTAGATAAAACTGTGGAATCTCTTAAAAAAGCAGTGCCTCATGCAAAAGTACAGGGTGTTATTGCTGATTTTTCCAAAATTGACGAAGTCAATCATTTGATTGAAGAAGTCCCATCAGTCGACATTTTGATCAATAATGTAGGTATTTATGGTCCCAAGCCATTTGCTGAAATTACGGATGAGGATTGGTTCAAATATTATGAAGTGAATGTATTAAGTGGAGTGCGTTTGTCACGCCATTACTTTCCTCAAATGCTTAAAAACAATTGGGGACGAATTATTTTTCTTTCCAGCGAATCTGCCATTCAAATTCCAAAAGACATGATTCATTACGGGATGACTAAAACGGCCTTATTAGCAATTAGTCGAGGTCTAGCTGAACTGACAAAAGGTACTGGTGTAACTGTTAATGCTATTTTGCCTGGTCCGACAGAATCGGAAGGAAACAAAAGAAGTGTCGACGAAATCGCCAAAGAAAGACATATTTCTCGTGAAGAAGCGATTCAGTTTTTTTTCAGAGAAGTGAGACCCACTTCTCTTCTACAACATTTTGCACATAGTGATGAAGTCGCTAATCTCATCACCTACGTGGCAAGTCCCCTTTCTTCGGCCACAAATGGGGCTGCTTTACGAGTGGATGGGGGCGTAGTTCTTTCGGCATTTTAA
- a CDS encoding PPC domain-containing DNA-binding protein, which produces MKRAICLLICSLFTLQIFAAEDYMEVSKAVPHGQAPGVKVKLLSDSNGVKNYVLIFAEDDEVLTGIADFANKHQVKSAHFTAIGALKKATTGWYDVVKKMYKLHHINEQVELISLIGDIALQNGKPIVHAHFAVGYPDGKVEGGHLIEAYTFPTVEMFITVEPASLYKDPDPKTGLNLINPDSKE; this is translated from the coding sequence ATGAAAAGAGCGATATGCCTGTTAATCTGTTCGTTATTTACCCTACAAATTTTTGCAGCGGAGGACTATATGGAGGTTTCAAAAGCGGTTCCACATGGCCAAGCTCCAGGAGTTAAAGTCAAGCTGCTCAGTGATTCAAATGGCGTAAAAAACTATGTGCTAATTTTTGCTGAAGATGATGAAGTTTTGACGGGGATTGCAGATTTTGCTAATAAGCATCAAGTGAAATCCGCCCATTTTACAGCGATTGGAGCGCTGAAGAAAGCGACGACAGGCTGGTATGACGTTGTCAAAAAAATGTATAAGCTCCATCACATCAACGAGCAAGTAGAGCTTATTTCATTGATTGGAGACATTGCACTACAAAATGGAAAGCCCATTGTACATGCACATTTTGCTGTTGGATATCCCGATGGTAAAGTAGAGGGTGGTCATTTGATTGAAGCCTACACATTTCCAACGGTAGAAATGTTTATAACGGTTGAACCCGCATCTTTATATAAGGATCCTGATCCAAAAACGGGTCTAAATTTAATTAATCCCGATTCTAAAGAGTGA
- a CDS encoding putative quinol monooxygenase, with translation MLTVIAKITAKSGKVAELKKVLISVRVPTLEEAGCKNYDLYQSHEDPNIFFFYENWESKEALDKHLKSPHLSAFKTQTDPLLVKPIEMHLLHEVTE, from the coding sequence ATGTTAACTGTCATTGCAAAAATAACAGCGAAATCTGGTAAAGTTGCCGAATTAAAAAAGGTTTTGATTTCAGTGCGAGTTCCAACCTTAGAAGAAGCGGGTTGCAAGAATTATGATCTTTATCAAAGTCATGAAGACCCAAACATTTTCTTTTTTTATGAAAATTGGGAAAGCAAAGAGGCTTTAGATAAACATCTGAAGAGTCCACATCTGTCTGCGTTTAAAACGCAGACAGATCCTTTACTTGTAAAACCGATCGAAATGCATTTATTGCATGAGGTGACAGAATGA